TCCGCATCCCCCTTCCCGCAGCCGTCCCGATAGCCCACGCAGGACGGGTACGGTCCCGCCCCGCCGCCTAGGATGAGCCACACAGGCCGGATCTGGGCGCTCGTCCGGGCGCGGCCCCCAGGCAGGAACGCGCAGGCCGACCGAAGGGGGACGGAGATGAGCGCGCCACGCCTCAGCAGCACCCCGTTGCCGGGCATAGGGGTCCGCTACGACCTGACGACACGGGAGAGCCGACGCCTCTCGGTGGTCGCACACCGCGACGGGCACCGGACGATCAGCGCCTACCGCGAGGACGACCCGGACGCCTGCGACCTCTCGGTGCGGCTGACGTCGGAGGAGGCGACCACGCTCATCGACGCCCTGATGCCCGCGCACCACACCCCGAACCTGCTGTCCACCACCGACCTGGGGCTCGTCGCCGAGCGGATCGAGCTGCCCGGCTCCTCGCACTGGAACGGGCGGCTGCTGGGCGAGTCCCGGATCCGTACCGACACCGGTGCCTCCGTGGTGGCGGTGCTGCGCCGGGCGGAGGCGATCCCCTCCCCCACCCCGGACTTCCGGCTGGCCGGTGGCGACATCCTGATCGTCATCGGGACCCGCGAGGGCGTGGAGGCGGCCGCCGCGATACTCGGGCGGGTGTGACCCGCCATGCACTCCTCCGCGGTCTTCCTGATCGAGTTCGGGTGTCTCATCCTCGGGCTCGGGCTGCTCGGCCGCTTCGCCGGGCGCTTCCGCTTCTCGCCGATCCCCCTCTACCTGCTGGCCGGGCTCGCCTTCGGGGAGGGCGGGCTGCTGCCGCTGGGCGCCAGCGAGGACTTCGTCGCCGTCGGCGCCGAGATCGGTGTCATCCTGCTGCTGCTCATGCTGGGCCTGGAGTACACGGCCACCGACCTCGTCTCCCACCTCAGGACCCACTACCCGGCCGGGCTCCTCGACGCCGTCCTCAACGCCCTGCCGGGCGCGGTCCTGGCCCTCATGCTCGGCTGGGGCCCGGTCGCCGCCGTCGTCCTGGCCGGTGTCACCTGGGTCTCCTCCTCCGGCGTCATCGCCAAGATCCTCGGAGACCTGGGGCGGCTGGGCAATCGCGAGACCCCGGCCGTTCTGAGCATCCTGGTCCTGGAGGACCTCTCCATGGCGGTGTACCTGCCCATCGTCACGGCCCTGCTGGCCGGGGTGGGCCTGGCCGCGGGCGGTGTCACCCTGGCCATCGCCGTGGGTGTGCTGACCGTGGTGCTGGTCCTCGCGGTGCGTTTCGGCCGCCACGTCTCCCGCTTCGTCTCCAGCGACGACCCGGAGAAGCTGCTGCTGGTCGTCCTCGGCGTGACGCTCGTGGTCGCGGGTCTCGCCCAGCAGTTGCAGGTGTCGGCCGCGGTGGGCGCGTTCCTGGTCGGCATCGCGCTGTCGGGTGAGGTCGCCGAGGGCGCGACGAGTCTGCTCGCGCCACTGCGGGACCTGTTCGCCGCGGTGTTCTTCGTCTTCTTCGGCCTGCACACCGACCCGGCCAGCATTCCGCCCGTGCTGCTGCCCGCCCTCGCCCTGGCCGCCGTCACCACCGCCACGAAGATCGCCACGGGCTACTGGGCCGCGCGGCGCGCCGGAATCGGGCCCAAGGGCCGCTGGCGCGCCGGCGGCACGCTCGTGGCCCGGGGCGAGTTCTCCATCGTCATCGCCGGGCTCGCCGTCACCTCCGGCATCGAACCCTCCCTCGGCCCCCTGGCCACCGCCTACGTCCTCATCCTGGTCCTCCTCGGCCCCCTGACCGCCCGCTGGACGGAGCCGCTGGCGACGCGCCTGTCCCGACGCTCCCACCGACGGACGGCGCCGATTCCTTCGGGCGCGCACGAGGCACTCGACGACCAGGACACGGTCGGCCGCACGTGAGCGGGGACCGGGTCAGGGGTCGGGTACCGGGTTCAGGGGCCGGGTACCGGGCCGTTGCGAGCGCGATGGGATCCGGCGGTGCCGGGCAGCCGATGAGCACCGTGGCAACCCGGCCGTCCCGGCCGGCCCGGCCACCAGCGGGCACGTACCGCCGACCATCCAGGGGTTCAATGGCGTCCAGCGGGGCGGGACAGCCAGTGAGCACCCCGCACCTGCCACGCACGCGACCGGCGGGTACTGGGCCGTAATGCCGCCGGGGCAACCGGTGGCCGCGCTCGGTGGAACCGCCGCGGTGCCGGCGTGTTCAGCCCGTCTTCCAGCCCCTCCGCGTGTCGATCCGCTCCCACTCCGCGTCCCACTGGGCCATGCGCCGCCGGTCGAGGGCCAGACGGGTCACCCATGTGGCTCCCAGGACCGCACCGCCCGCGAAGAACCCTGCGAGCGCGCCGCCCATGGCCATGTGCAGCCACGCCTCGCCGCTGGACACCGGTGGGGTCGTGATGTCGCCGCTCCGGTTCACCCACAGGGAGACGGTGCTCCCGGCGGGAGCCCTGGCCGCCACCCGGGCCTCCTCCCGGTGCGTCGAGCCGTCGGGCGCGGTCCACAGCACCTTCCCCCACACCCGGTGGTCGCTCGCCGCGCGGGCCGGTGACGGGCCGGGCGCGTCCTCGACGAGCACCGCCGTGACCCGGCGGCTCTCGGCCCGCTGCCGTTCGACGGCCCGCTCGACCGTGCCCGCCGCCGTCACCCCCGCGACCAGTCCGCCCAGGAGGGCGAGCACCCAGCCGGCGAGCACGACCCAGGCTTCGACGACGTCGACGCGCCGTTTGAGCGCGTTGCGCCGCCACCGCCACCACCGCACGGTCATCCGCTCCGACGCTTCCATGGGCCGACACCCCCTCGTGAGCACCGGCAGCACCCTTCCAGTGTGCGCCTGACAGCCCGGAACGCTCGCCGATCAACGCCGGCGGCTCGTCCCGGGGCGCGAGGCGTGGTTCAGCCGGGCGAGGCCGCGATCCGTACCCGGTCGCTCTCGTCGTCGGAGAGGAAGGAGGCCATCGCCCGTCCTTCCTCGGCGACGCCGGTGCGGTCGGTCCGGGAGAAGCGGCGCAGCGGGGTGACGAGCACCGTGTCCCTCTCGACGGTCCAGGTCGCGGCGACGTGGCCGTCGACCAGGACGACGCGTTCGCCGGCGACGGACAGATGACGGTGCGCGTCGTCGATGATCCGGCTGCGGTCGTGGTAGCCGAGGATCGCGTTGTCGAACGCCGGCAGGAACCGCACGGGCGCCGGGGTGTCGGGGTCGGGGCGGGGCGCGCCGGGGAGGTCGAGCAGTTCGCGGCCGCGTTCGTCACGGAAGGAGACCAGTTCCTCGCGCAGGGCGGAGACCGCGGCGGGCAGTCCGGTGAGGCCGCACCAGGCACGCAGGTCGGCCGAGGCGGCGGGGCCGAAGGCCGCCAGGTAGCGCCGTACCAGTGTCTGGCCCACGGGGTCGGAGCCGTCCGGGGAGGGTGGGTCGATCTCGCGTCCCAGCCAGGAGGAGATCAGCGCGTAGCACACTCCCGCCTTCATGCGCCACAGGCCGCGCGGCGGCAGCTGGACCGTCGGGAGGAGGGCGGCGACCAGCATCTCGCCCAGGGGCCGGGGTCCCGCCACGGGCCACCCGTCGGCGACGGCTCGCGCGAGTTCGGGCAGGGAGCGGGGTTCGCCGTCGGCCATGACCTTCCGGCCCGCCGCGGCGAGTTCACCGGGATCGACCCCGGCGAGCTCGCGTCGGTAGACCCCGAGGATCCGCTGTCTCAGCATGCCGTCGTGGCGGGCTCGCCAGGCCACGACGTCGTCGGCGGTGACGAGGTGGACGGTGCGGCGCATGAGGTGGGTGCGCACGACACGCCGCCCGGTCAGCAGGTCCGACAGTTCCGCCGCATCGAACGCCCGCAGCCGCGACCAGAGCCCAAGGAACGGCTCCTGCGGTTCCTGCGCCTGGAGCCCGCACAGGTGCGCGACGGCGTCGAGGACGGGCAGGTCGGCGCGGTCGAGGAGCAACTGCCGGGCGAGGGTGGCGCGGTTGAGCGCCCTGGCGTCGAGAACGGTCATCGGTACACCTCGGCCTTCGACTCGTGTGCCGACCCGTGGTCCAGGTGTCGGGCGGCTTGCGCGCTCACGGTCGCACGGGACGCGGTCAGGTCGTGACCGCGTTCGGCGTCCGTCCCAGGCGGGGGCACCATTCCCTATGTTCCCTATCGAATCACTAGGGAAATTTTGACGGGGCACTGCGGGACTGCGCAGGATGATGCGCATGGCCCACACATCCTTCCTACTCGTGAGGCTCAACACCCCCCTGCGCAAACGAACTTGAGGAGATCCCTGCGATGGGCGTTGCCCCGGCGCCGTCCATGGCGGAAGCCGCCGCGTGCAGGGCCGCCCAGGAGTGCACCGCCCGCGCCCTCGACGTCATCGGCGCCCGCTCCACGTCCGCACGGCTGGGCTTCGACCGGTTCTGGCGCAACGCGCGGACCCACACCCTGTACGAGCCCGTCGGCCACCGGCTCCGGGACGTCGGGGACTACTTCCTCAACGGTGCGCACCCTCCGTTCGTCCTTCCCGTCTGAACACACGACGACAGGGCGCTCGCGAAGCGGCTGAAGACGCAGCAGGAGCTCGCCCGCCGGCTCTGGGAGACGGACGACACGTCGGCGCGGCTGCCGGCGCTCCTGATCTGCCGCCCGAAGGCGTTCGGGCGGGACGAGCTGGACGTCATGCTGCGCCGGGCGCTCGCCCTCAAGGTCCACGACTGGCTCGTGAACTACGTGGTGCGGAAGAACCCGCAGGGATCAACGAGATGGTGCGCCGGCAACAGCAGCCGTAGCCTGGAACCGCCGAACGTTGCCTCGCGGAGCTGGAATCGGCGCGACGGAACGACGCGGACACGGCCGAGGCGGCGTAAGCGGCCGACGGGCACCCGGTGCGGATCGTCCTGGACCGGGAGGAGAACGCGGTCGACGACGAGGCCCGCTACGTCATCACCGCCTACGAGCGTGCGAACAGCCGGC
This is a stretch of genomic DNA from Streptomyces hawaiiensis. It encodes these proteins:
- a CDS encoding Rv1733c family protein; amino-acid sequence: MEASERMTVRWWRWRRNALKRRVDVVEAWVVLAGWVLALLGGLVAGVTAAGTVERAVERQRAESRRVTAVLVEDAPGPSPARAASDHRVWGKVLWTAPDGSTHREEARVAARAPAGSTVSLWVNRSGDITTPPVSSGEAWLHMAMGGALAGFFAGGAVLGATWVTRLALDRRRMAQWDAEWERIDTRRGWKTG
- a CDS encoding winged helix DNA-binding domain-containing protein, whose protein sequence is MTVLDARALNRATLARQLLLDRADLPVLDAVAHLCGLQAQEPQEPFLGLWSRLRAFDAAELSDLLTGRRVVRTHLMRRTVHLVTADDVVAWRARHDGMLRQRILGVYRRELAGVDPGELAAAGRKVMADGEPRSLPELARAVADGWPVAGPRPLGEMLVAALLPTVQLPPRGLWRMKAGVCYALISSWLGREIDPPSPDGSDPVGQTLVRRYLAAFGPAASADLRAWCGLTGLPAAVSALREELVSFRDERGRELLDLPGAPRPDPDTPAPVRFLPAFDNAILGYHDRSRIIDDAHRHLSVAGERVVLVDGHVAATWTVERDTVLVTPLRRFSRTDRTGVAEEGRAMASFLSDDESDRVRIAASPG
- a CDS encoding cation:proton antiporter regulatory subunit, with product MSAPRLSSTPLPGIGVRYDLTTRESRRLSVVAHRDGHRTISAYREDDPDACDLSVRLTSEEATTLIDALMPAHHTPNLLSTTDLGLVAERIELPGSSHWNGRLLGESRIRTDTGASVVAVLRRAEAIPSPTPDFRLAGGDILIVIGTREGVEAAAAILGRV
- a CDS encoding cation:proton antiporter; this translates as MHSSAVFLIEFGCLILGLGLLGRFAGRFRFSPIPLYLLAGLAFGEGGLLPLGASEDFVAVGAEIGVILLLLMLGLEYTATDLVSHLRTHYPAGLLDAVLNALPGAVLALMLGWGPVAAVVLAGVTWVSSSGVIAKILGDLGRLGNRETPAVLSILVLEDLSMAVYLPIVTALLAGVGLAAGGVTLAIAVGVLTVVLVLAVRFGRHVSRFVSSDDPEKLLLVVLGVTLVVAGLAQQLQVSAAVGAFLVGIALSGEVAEGATSLLAPLRDLFAAVFFVFFGLHTDPASIPPVLLPALALAAVTTATKIATGYWAARRAGIGPKGRWRAGGTLVARGEFSIVIAGLAVTSGIEPSLGPLATAYVLILVLLGPLTARWTEPLATRLSRRSHRRTAPIPSGAHEALDDQDTVGRT